One Archangium violaceum genomic window, TATCTGCCGTATGGCCAGCCCATCCCGCCGGAGGAGGCCATCGACGCGCCTCCCCAGCCGTATGACGAGGCCGTTCACGGTCCCGCCCATCCCAACACCCAGCCCCAGGTCAACGAAGTCAGCCGCAACCGGGCCCGCCTGCCGGAGCGCGCCCGCAAGCCGCGCCCGGACGGGCAGATCCCCGACATCTTCCCGGGCTCGGGAGACCGCGGGTTCTGGATCTGGAGCGGCCAGGGCGTCTTCGCCGCCAACGATGTCCAGACGGACCTGGTCATCCCCGACAACGCCATCGGCACCACCATCTACGCGCCCACGCACATGCCCGCCGGCAACGCCTGCGTGGAGACGGTGACGGCGCACTGGCGCTACAGCGGCATGGCCACCACCGCGCACGCGCATGGCTTCTGGGACCACTGCGGCCTGGACGGCGCCACGGGCTGGCAGAACTTCGAGGACATGGACGCGGCGTGGAAGAGCAAATACGCGCGCGTCTACGACGGCGAGGAGCGCTACTTCACCGAGGCCTACAAGGACGGCAACGGCTGCTGGCACGGGCTGATGTACAACTTCAACCTCGGAATCTGGGAGGAGAAGGTGTCTCCCGCCATCTGCGGCTCGTCCACCTTCGCCACCGGCTGGACCATGTGGGAGTCGCATCACCTGATGGACCAGGCCCAGGTGTGCCCCACCTTCCCGCGCATCCGCGCCTCGGGCCTCCAGCTGATGACGAGCTCCTTCGCATGGGTGACGTTGGACGCGAGCAACACCAGCGACCTCGGGCCCTACGGCCTGTGCTGGACCAACGGCGCCTACAACTTCCAGGTGAACGTGGCCAACTCCGACTGGACGGCCCTCACGCCGTGACATGAAGCGGGGACCGCGGGCTCGCGGTCCCCTGCCCTCACCGGCGCTCCAGCTGCTCGAGCTCCCCCAACTGGCGCTGATAGCCGCTCTGGAGCTGCACCACCTTGCCGATGTTGGTGGCGAAGAGGAACACCGACAGCAGGGCGATGATCACGAACATCAACGTCCGCAGCCAGCGCATCGCCGTGTCCGCGTGCTCCCGCGACAACCCGGTGAGCACGGGCTCCAGGTCCCCCGTGCGCTCCCCTGTGGCGACGCGCTGGAGCGACTCCCCATCGAACACGTCGAGCCACTCCACCACGTCCGTCAGGGTGGCACCGGTGCGGAGGCGATGGAGCGCCAGGTTGGCGCGAGCACGGAGCCGCGCGCTCCCCGTGGCCTCGAGCGCCATCTGAAGGCTCCGGCCCACCTCCAGCCCCGCCCCGAGCGTCGCGCCCAGCACGAGGCTGAAGCGGCTGGCCTGGAGCTCCCGGTGGACGCGGCCCAGCAGGGGAACGCGCATGCGGAAGTCCGACCAGAGGGGCGCGATGCCCGGAGCCGCCAGCACCAGCGGCGCCAGGAACGCCGCCAACCCGGCCGAGCCCACCTGCAGCACCTTGCGAATGAAATGGGACAGGAACATCCCGAGGATGTCGTTCACGCGCCCGGAGGCACTGAGGCTGCCCGCGGTATCCAGCAGGGCGCCCCCGAAAACGAACGCGACGAGCAGGTAGGCCGGATAGGCGCAGAGTGAGACGGCGCGCCAACGCATGCGCTGCGCTTCCTCCATCTGCTCGACGATGCGCTCCAGGGCCGACTCGAGCGTTCCCGCCGCCTCCGCCGCGCCCAGCAACTCCACCGTCTGGGATTCGAACCAGCGCGGATGCCGCCGCATCGCATCGGCCAGGCTGGAGCCCGCCGCCACGGCCTCGCCCACCTGGGCCACGGCGCGACGGAAGGGATCTCTCGCCGCGCCACGTGACAGCTCCGAGAAGGCGATGGGCAGGCCGATCCCCGCGCGGATCATCCGGTGCAGCCCCTGGAAGAAGGTGAGCCGCGGCCGGTGCCGCACCATCGCCACGAGCGGATGCCGTGCCCACGCCCGGGCCAGCCACTCGCGCTCCTCGTGGGCCGGGGCGGCGCGCAGTGCCGAACGCACGCCATCGCGGACCGGAGCCCTGGCCTGGGAACCGACACTGGGGGACGGAGACGCCGTCCGGGGAGACCGTGGCTCGTTCATGGGAGTGCCTTCTCGCGCTGAAGTCCCATCAGGTTAGACCACCCGGTGAGCATCCAGTAGGGTCACCCCATGGCGGTGAATGTCGTGGCGTGGACGGATCCGGTCCGTCGCTCCGAGCCGGCACGGCTGCGCTCCTGGTACCTCGCGTGTCCCTCCGAAGCCCTCCGGCCCGGACAGGTGCGGGGCTGGAGCCTCGGAGGGCGGGAGCTCGTGCTCTTCCGCGGCCAGAGTGGCCGCGTCCAGGCGCTCTCGGCCCATTGCGCCCACATGGGGGCCCACCTCGCGCACGGCACCGTCATCGGCGAGCACCTGCGCTGCCCCCTGCACCACTGGCGGTTCGACGGCAGTGGCATCTGCCGCGCGGCGCCAGGACACTCGAATCCCACCGGCAGGCCCGGACAGCGGGCGTTCCCCGTGGTGGAGCGCTACGGCGCCATCCTCGTGTTCAACGGGCCCGTGAGCCTCTTCCCCCCACCCGAGGTGGGCGAGCCCGGCCTGCTGTGGCGCACCGGACCGCCGGTGACCGTGCGGTGCTCGTGGCTCCCGCTCGCGGCGAACTCCTTCGACATCGAGCACCTGCGCACCGTGCACCACCGCGAGCTCTGGGATGCCCCCGTCGTGGAGCGCCCGGATCCTTTCACGCTCCGGCTGCGCTACACCTCGCGCGTCATCGGCACCGGAGCCAGCGACCGGTTGATGAAGGCGCTGTCGGGCAATCGCATCGGCGTGACCATCACCCTCCACGGAGGCACGCTCCTGTCCGTGGAGAGCGACCTCGGCCGCACCCGGAGCGCCCTGCTCGCCGGCTTCCGCCCCGCCCCCGACGGCGTGTCGGTGTTGATGTCGTTCGCCGCGCGCCCGGGCCGCGTCCCGGGACTGGAGCGCCTGCGCCTCGCCGTGTCGCGGTGGCTCTTCACCTCGTTCCTGCGCAGGGACCTGTCCGTGCTCGAGGGGATGCGCTTCAACCCCGCCGCCGCCGCGGCCGATCCCGTGCTGCGCCACCTGCTCGACTTCGCCGCCCAGCTCCCGGAGGACTCCGATGCCGAGCACGGGTGAGGACGTCCCCATTCCGGCCACGCTCAACACCGTGCTCCTCGCCACCGCCCTGCTCACCTGCGCCGGGTGTCTCTGGCTCGCCTCGCACGCGGAGTCGCTCACCGTGCGGCTGCTGTCCGCGGGTGCGTTCTCCTATGTGAACAACACCGTCTTCTCGCTGCTCCACGAGGCGACCCACGGCGTACTCCATACGTCCCGGCGCGCCAATGACTGGCTCGGACGGCTCGCGGCGGCCTTCTTTCCCACGTCGTACACGCTGCAGCGCACCTTCCACCTCACCCACCACCGCAACAACCGCACCGAGCTGGAGCAGTTCGACTACCTGCGCCCCGGGGACAACCGCTTCCTCAAGCACGCGCAGTGGTACTCCATCCTCACCGGGCTCTACTGGGCCTTCGTCCCGCTGGGCTGCATCGCCTTCGCGCTCTTCCCCGGGCTGCTGCGACGGCTCCGCGGCACCGGCACCCGCTATGGCGAGCAGACCGGGGCCGAGGCCTACCTCGGACGGCTCGAGGACGCGCCGGGCTCCACCATCCGGCTCGAAGCGCTGCTCACGCTGGCCGTGCAGGTGGGGCTGGTGCTCGGGCTGGACCTCACCGCATCCGGATGGGCGCTGTGCTACGCGGCGTTCGCGATCAACTGGAGCTCGCTCCAATACGCGGACCATGCCTGGTCTCCGCTGGACGTGCGCGATGGGGCGTGGGACCTGCGTGTGGCCGCTCCCGTGCGCTGGCTGTTCCTCAACTACCACTACCACCGCGCCCACCACCGGCACCCCCGCGTGCCCTGGCTCTACCTGGGCCGCTACGTGGACCCGGAGGTGCCCCGGCCCTCGTTCCTGCGCATCTGGCTGTCCATGTGGCGCGGCCCCCGGCCCCTCCCGAGCCCCGTGGAGGAGCGATGAGCGCGAGGACTCCCCTCTGCGGCTGGCCCCGCCGTGACGAGCTTCTCCTCACGGGCTCGATGGCGTTCGGCTTCGCGCTCTTCTTCCTCGTCGTCTACGGCGGCGCGAGCGCGGTGACCGGCTTCTACACCTGGGGCGTGCGCGTGGACCTGCCCTTCGAGCGCCACATCCCCTTCGTGCCCGCCTGGGCCGCCGTCTACGTGAGCATGGACCTGCTGCTCCTGCTCTCGCTGCTCGTCTTCCGGACGTGGCGCGAGATGGCGCCCTTCGTGCTCGCGCTCTGCCTGGAGACCGTGCTGGGCGCCGCGTGCTTCCTGCTCCTCCCCGTCGAGGTGGCCTGGCCTCCCCGCGAGGTCTCCGGAGGATGGGCCAGCGTCTTCTTCCTCGCCGACACGATGAACCTCGAGCGCAACTACCTGCCCTCGCTGCACGTGGCCTTCGCGTGTACCGCCGCCCTGGCCTATGGCGAGCGTGGAGGCTGGCTCGCGCGGAGTCTGTTCGGCCTCTGGGCCATGGCCATCACCGCGTCCACCCTGCTCATCCACGAGCACCACCTGGCCGATGTGCTCGCGGGTGCGATCCTCGCGTGGGGCACGTGGCGCGTCGTGGCGTCTCGTGCCTCCCGCGCGGACTTCCTCGAGGCCATCCGGGTCGAGGCCCTCTGCGCTCGGGAGCTGTACCTCTTCTCCCGCCGCCACCTGCGCTACCTGCTGATCGCCCTGGGCCTCTACCGCTACTCTCTGCCCCGGTGGCGCGCCACGCGCGTGGCCCGAGCCGGGTTCTGCTTCCTCCAGCTCGTGGATGACGTGCTGGACGGAGATCGCCCCATCGACGGAGAGCCGCTCGACCAGGTGGACGCCCTCCTCGGCCAGATGGAGACCGGCCGCTGGAGCGACGAGGGCTCGGCCTCCACGCTGGGCCGGGTGTTCCTCACCGGGCTCGGGGACGACGGTGCGCGAGCCGAGGCGTTGCAGCTCGTGCGCACCATGCGGAAGGACCGCGAGCGCGTGCGGGAGCGCCGGGAGCTCGAGGCCGAGGCGCTCCGCTCGCACCACCGGGACACCTTCCGGTTGTCCGTGGGACTGATGCTGCACGTGGCCGGAGTCGAGGTCCGTGCGTCGGACTCGCCCGCCCTGCTCGATGCGTTCGGCTGGTGCTCCACGATGCGCGACCTGCGCGAGGACCTGGACAAGGGCCTGCTCAACGTGCCGGCCGAGGTATGCCGGGCAGTGCGCGCGGAAGGCGTGGACCCGCTTCGCTACGAGGACCTGGTGGGCTCGGTGGCGGGACGGGCCTGGATGCTGGCCGAGTACGGCCGCGCGCGGGCCCTGCTCGAGCAGGCCGCGGTGGAGCTGTCCGCGCTCGAGGGCCGCTCCGGGGTGGGCCTGCTGCGGCTGTTCCACCGCTCCATCAGGGGCTTCTGGGCGAAGCGGCTGCCTCGGAAGATGCCCTTCCTTCGCGAGTCCTCCGAGGTCAGCTCGTGGCCTTCCGGCGCGCCGACAGGCGGCCGATGACGAGGCCGATGACGAGCATCCCCACCGTCCCGATGCCACCGAAGGTCACCGCCGCGATCTTCACCTTGTCGAGCACTGGGTTGTCGAACACGTTGGTCGAGTAGTGGAAGGCGGCGATGAGCCACTGGTCTCCCTCCTTGACCAGGGTGCAGGTCCATCGGCCGTTGACGACGATGTCCGTGCCGTCGGTGAGCAGGTAGTGATCGGTCGAGGAGCCCTGGGCGATGCCCGTGTTCCCGTACAGGCGGGTCAGCTCATCCACCTCGAACCTCGCGGTGATTTTCTGCACCACGCGGTCCGGGCCGTTCATCATCTGGTCGTAGTAGGCCCGGATGGAGTCCTTGCCCACGCGCACGTCGTTGTTCATCGTGGTGAAGACCACGTTCGGGTGCACGTGAGAGAGCAACCGGTCGAGGTCCCGCGCGTTGAGCGCCTGCTCCATGTCGTTCTTGATGGTGCGCAGCGCCTGGTGGGTGGCCTCGACATCGGCCGTGTTCCCACCGGCCGCCTGTGCCCGAAGTGCCGCCGGCGAGAACAGCACCAGACACGCCATCACACAGCCGACAATCCGATTCATGGGGCCTCCCGAAAGGGCGCCCATCCTAGTGGAGTGTCCACGTGTTGCGCATGCGCCCTCTCCCTCTGGGAGAGGGGACATCCACGGAGCCCCGAGAATCAGGCGATGGTCGGGGTGACTCCTCCGTCGACGCGCAGGGCCGCTCCGTTCGTGGCGGAAGACAGGGGGCTCGCCACATAGGCCACGAGGTTGGCGATCTCCTCCGGCTCGATCATCCGCTGGAGCAGCGAGGTGGGGCGCTCCTCGCGGAAGAACTCCGCCTCGATCTCGGCCGCTGGCGCATTCGGGTTGCTGGCGACGCTCTTCAGGAAGTCGACGATGCCCTCCGAGCGGGTCGTGCCCGGCAGGACGGAATTGACCGTGACCCGCGTGCCCTTCGTCAACTCGGCCAGGCCACGTGAGATCGTCAGCTGGGCGGTCTTGGTCATCGCGTAGTGGATCATGTCCGGAGGCACCTTGAGCGCCGAGTCACTGGAGACGAAGATGATCCGCCCCCAGTTGCGCTCGAGCATCCCCTGAATGTACTGGCGCGCCAGACGCGCACCGCTGAGGACGTTCACCTCGAAGAGCTTCCGCCAGTCCTCGTCGGTGATGTCGGAGAAGGCCTTGGACTCGTAGATGCCGAGGTTGTTGACCAGGATGTCGATGCCAGGGGCCGCTTCCAGGAGGGCCTTCGCGCCCTCGGCGGTGGCCGGATCGGCCAGCACGCCACGGACCTTTCCGCCGCCCGAGGCGCTGAGCCGAGCAACCGCCTCGTCCAGTTTGGCCCGGTTGCGGCCACAGATGATCACGTCCGCGCCTTCGGCGGCCAACCGCCGGGCGATCTCCAGGCCAATGCCCGCGGTCGAGCCGGTGACGAGAGCCGTCTTTCCCTTCAGCTGCAGGTCCATCGAGATTCTCCTTCTGGGTGACTTGAATCCCTTGGGTACACACGCATCTTTCCTGGGGGAACAGCTCGAGAGGTCGTAACACCTTGTCCTCCAATGACAAGGTGACCTCATGAGCGATCAGCGAGCCTGGGTGATGAAGGTCTTCCTGCAGGTGGCGAAGACCGGCAGTTTCAGCGGCGCGGGCCGCGTGGTCGGCATGACGCCGTCCTCGACCGCCAAGCTGATCAGCCGCATCGAAGGCCGGCTCGGCGTGCGGCTGATCGAGCGTTCCACCCGGCGGCTGAGACTCACCGCCGAAGGCGAGCTCTACCGCGAACGCGCGGAGGGCGCCGGAGGACGTGGGCCCCACCGAGCTCGGCCAGAAGCCCTACCACTCCGTCGCCGAGGTGCCCGGCCCCGTCGACATCGTCGAGGTCTTCCGCAAACCGGAGGACATCGGCCCGCACGTGGATGACCTGCTCGCCAAGAAGCCCAGGGCCGTCTGGTTCCAGCTCGGCATCCGCAACGACGCCGCCGCCGAGCAACTCGCTCGCGCTGGCATCCAGGTGGTCCAGGACCGATGCATGAAGCTCGAGCGCGGCCGGCTCTCCGAGTCACGCGCCTCTCCGTAGTCCACCCGACTTGTCCGCTCGCATACGCGCCCGTCCTCCAGCGACGACGGACCCGTTGCCGTTCGGGCAGTGGGCCCTACACTGACGCTCCACCGCTGGAGGAATGGATGCCTCGCGTCGCCGCCGCCCCTCGCCCGTCTCCACGCAAGAAGACGCCCCGGGAGTCCTCCACGTCCGCCTCCGGTCCCCGGACGTTGGCCATCGACATCGGAGGCTCGGGACTCAAGGTGCTCGTCCTCGGGCCGGATGGAGCGCCGCTCTCCGAGCGCCAGCGCGTGGCCACGCCCAAGCCCGCCACCCCCCAGGCGGTGATGCGTGCGCTGATGAAGCTCATCAAACCGCTCGGCGATTTCGAGCGGGTGTCCGTGGGCTTCCCGGGCGTAGTGGAGGAAGGCGTGACGAAGACGGCCCAAAACCTCCACAAGAGCTGGGAGGACTTCGATCTCGCCCAGGCGCTGTCCAAGGCGACCGGCCGCCCCACCCGCGTGCTCAACGACGCCGGCGTGCAGGGGTTCGGCGTCATCGAGGGGCGCGGGGTGGAGATGGTCCTCACCCTGGGCACCGGCATGGGCTGCGCGCTGTATGTCGATGGCAAGTACGTGCCCAACCTGGAGCTCGCCCACCACCCGTTCCGGCATGGGAAGACCTATGAGGAGTACGTGGGCGATGCCGCGCTGAAGCGGGTCGGCAGGAAGAAGTGGAACAAGCACGTGCAGCGCGTGCTGGAGCAGGTCCAACCCATCTTCAACCCACGGAAGATCTACCTGGGCGGCGGAAACTCCAGGCTCGTCGACTTCCCGCTCCCCAAGAACGTGGAGCTCACCGAGAACATCGCCGGGCTCCTGGGCGGCAGCGCCCTCTGGAAGGACGAACCGGTTCCCCGCTGAGCTCAGCTTCCGCCAACACGGCAGAGCCCACGTGCCCGCACGAGTGTGTCCTCGACCGCGCGGATCCACGAGGAGGGGAAACGAGAGGGCTCGCACATCCACGCGGCGAGGCTCGGAACGGCCTGCGTGAGTCCCCCGCACTCGTCCGCCACGGCCGCCGCCAGCAGCTCGCCCGTGCGCCGCAGCCGCTGGCTCCACTCCGGCCCCACACGCTCATCGAAATCCACCGAGAGCATGCTCATCGTCTCGTCATCGAGGAATTGGCGCCGCTCCCCGGCCATGCGCTCCGCCATTCGCGAGAGCACACCGTAGCGCTCCTGGAGCGCGGGCTTCGCGCGGACGAGCTCCTGGTGGAGCACCCGCAGGTGTCGCTCGAGCAGGAGACGCGGCATGCCACGGGCGGCCAACAGCCGGCCCAGCCAGGAGATATGTTTCCATACCGCGTCGTCGGACTCGTCTCCGAGCATCACCAGCCACGCGCTGTCGCTCCAGGAGAAGGGACGACCGTGCTCGCCATAGCGCCACGTGTAATAGGAGGACGCTTCCCACGAGGCCTCGGCGGCGCGGATGGCGGCCCTCAGCTCGTCGACATCCGTGGTGATGGGCTGGCTCCCGGCATCACGGTTGAGCCAGTAGACGGGAGGGAGCGCGCTCGGAGGGTGGAGCGTGTCGAGCAGACCCTCGACCTGGGAGAAAGCCTCGGATACCGCGCGGACGAGCCCGTCTTCCTGGGCGGCCTCGAGGGAAACGCCCTCGAGCAGACGCGTGAGCTCGAGCCAGGGGGAGGTGTCTGGAAGGGGGAAGAGGGCCAGTCGCAACGCGTAGTGGTAGCCGAGCAGTGACAGGGGCTCCCGGTGGAGCGCGGAACGCATCCGCTCCCCGAGCGCGATGGCACGAATGAGCACAGGGCGCTGGTGTATTTCCCGAGGCGACTCGTGGACGAGGCCAGGCTCGAGGAGCGGATGAAGCGGCGGGTCCTCCGCGCGGGCCGCGACCAGGGCGGGATGCGACGCGGCGGCGAGTGCCCACATCAAATCCCGATTCAGGAGGGCGAGTGCTTGATGCAGGGCTCGCTGGCTCTCGGGAAGAAGGGTCCGCGACACGAGGGCCTGGAAGCAGGGAAGAACCTCGAGCCGGGCCTGGTGAGCAAGGGTCTCGTCGCGCAGGCGTTCAGCGAGCATCATCTCTTCCCCCGTGGCGCGTCCTCGCGCGCGGAGGCGAATCCTATACGCCGCGTGTGCACACCTTCACGCGGCGTTGGCTCCGAACCGCGCTCCTCTGCCTTCCAGCCATCACATTGGGAATGGAGGATCTACAGGCAAAGCTCCGCCTTCCTGCTCGCCCTCCCTCCAGCCCCTGGCGCTCCAGGCGTCCAGCCCCCCGATGCCCGTCGCGATGCACACGATGAACGACACAAGCACTCACGAATGGAGCGACGCCATGGACAAGAAGGAATTCCTCGAGCGGCCCATGGGCATCCCCCTGGATCCGGCGAAGCAGAAGGACCCAGAGGAACATGGTGACCGGGTCCCCGCCGAGGGCCGGTCCGAGCGACTCAACGATGTGACCGGACAGAACGGGGGTCAGCGCTCCGAGGTGGGCGAGCCATGGAACAGCAGCAGCCTCGAGAAGGGCCTGTCCGAGGAGTACGACAAGCACGGCGGCCGGGGTGAGCGCGGTGCGCCGGGCGCTCGGGGTGAGCCAACGGACGAGTGATTCCCGGCCCCCCAGCAGGCGAGGGAAGAGGCGATCCCGGGCAGGCCCGCCCTCCCGTGGTCGTGCCTCGCCGTGACCGTTATCCCAAAGGGTCTGGATGAACGTCTCGCCCTCGCTCGATAGACAGCCTCTCGTCACGGTCACCCCCGACGGGCTCCATTGTCCGGCGGGGGGTTTCCACATCGACCCCTGGCGGCCCGTGGACCGCGCCCTCATCACCCACGCCCACGGCGACCATGCCCGATGGGGCAGCCAGCGCTACCTCGGCGCGAGCCCCGGTCTGGGCCTGCTGCGCAAACGTCTGGGCGCGGACGCGAACATCTCCACGCTGGGTTATGGCGAGCGCCTGTCCCTCGGCGAGGTGACGGTCAGCTTCCACCCTGCGGGCCACGTGCTGGGCAGCGCCCAAATCCGCATCGAGCACCGGGGCGAGGTGTGGGTCGTGTCCGGCGACTACAAGCGCGACCCGGATCCGACGTGCGCGCCCTTCGAGCCCATCCGCTGCGACACCTTCATCACCGAGGCCACCTTCGCGCTCCCCATCTACCGCTGGGACGACACGCGGCTCGTCGCCGAGGAGGTTCTGCGCTGGTGGGACGGCAACCGCGAGGCGGGCCGGGCCTCGGTGCTCTTCTGCTACGCGCTGGGCAAGGCGCAGCGGTTGCTCGCGGAGCTCGCCCGGCTCACGGACCGCGAGGTGCTGGTGCACGGCGCCACACACGCGCTCGTGGAGTGCTACCGCGAGGCCGGCGTCCGCATGCTCCCCACCCGCCCCGTGTCCGAGATGGAGAAGGGCACCTCCTACGCCGGAGCGCTCGTGCTGGCCCCGCCCAGCGCCGCCGGCTCCACGTGGATGCGCCGCTTCGGCGAGCACGAGACGGGCTTCGCCTCGGGGTGGATGCGCGTGCGCGGCAACCGCCGCCGCCGGGGTCATGACCGCGGCTTCGTCCTCTCCGACCACGCGGACTGGCCGGGCCTCCTACGCACCGCGAAGGAGACGGGTGCCTCGCGCGTCCTCGTCACCCACGGCTCCAGCGACACGCTCGCGCGCTACCTGCGCGAGCACCAGGGCATCGACGCGGCGCCACTCGCCACCCCCTTCGAGGGCGAGACGGAGGACTGACCCGTGCGACGACTCGCCGACCTCTACGACGCGCTCGACTCCACCACCTCCACCAACGCCAAGGTGGAGGCGATGGTGGCGTACTTCCGCGACACGCCTCCCGAGGACGCCGCGTGGGGACTGTTCTTCCTCACCGGCCGCCGCCTCAAGCGGCTCGTGGCCCCCAAGGCCCTCCGCCAGTGGATCCGCGAGCTGACCGACACCCCCGAGTGGCTCTTCGACGAGGCGTATGCCGTCGTGGGTGACCTCGCCGAGGTCATCGCGCTGCTGCTCGACCAGAACGAGCGCCCTCGCGAGCCCGAGGAGCTGCCCCTGTCCCGTTGGTTGGAGGAGCGTCTGCTGCCCCTGGCCGGGCTCTCCCTCCCCGAGCAGCGCGAGCGCATCACCGGCTGGTGGCACGTGCTCCCCCGCCGCGAGCTGTTCCTCTTCAACAAGATGCTCACCGGCGAGCTGCGCGTCGGCGTCTCCGACACGCTCGTGGTCCGCGCGCTCGCGCAGCACGCGGGGTTGCCTCCGGCCTCCGTGTCCCACCGCCTCATGGGCACCTGGGCCCCCTCGCGCGCCTTCTTCGAGCAGCTCGTCGCCCCGGACGTCTCCGATGGCGACCGCTCGCGCCCTTATCCGTTCTACCTGGCCAGCCCCCTGGAGCAGCCCGTGGAACAGCTCGGCGAGCGCGAGGGCTGGCTCGTCGAGTGGAAGTGGGATGGCATCCGCGGTCAGCTCATCCGCCGTCAGGGCGGCGTCTTCCTGTGGAGCCGCGGCGAGGAGCTCATCACCGAGCGCTTCCCGGAGATCTCCGAGGCCGCCGCCTCCCTTCCCGATGGCACCGTGCTCGATGGTGAGGTGCTCGCCTATGAGAATGGGCAGCCGCTGCCCTTCAGCCGCCTCCAGCGCCGCATCGGGCGACAGAAGCT contains:
- a CDS encoding ATP-dependent DNA ligase, which translates into the protein MRRLADLYDALDSTTSTNAKVEAMVAYFRDTPPEDAAWGLFFLTGRRLKRLVAPKALRQWIRELTDTPEWLFDEAYAVVGDLAEVIALLLDQNERPREPEELPLSRWLEERLLPLAGLSLPEQRERITGWWHVLPRRELFLFNKMLTGELRVGVSDTLVVRALAQHAGLPPASVSHRLMGTWAPSRAFFEQLVAPDVSDGDRSRPYPFYLASPLEQPVEQLGEREGWLVEWKWDGIRGQLIRRQGGVFLWSRGEELITERFPEISEAAASLPDGTVLDGEVLAYENGQPLPFSRLQRRIGRQKLTPKVLAEAPAAFMAYDLLEQEGRDVRTLPLRERRARLEALLRDRPMFPVSPAIEAGSWAALAEVRRESRSRNVEGFMLKRLESPYQHGRKRGDWWKWKIDPFTVDAILLYAHPGHGRRASLYTDYTFAVWNGEELLPIAKAYSGLTDEEIGRLDRWIRAHTREKFGPVRSVDPVQVFELHFEGIAASPRHKSGIALRFPRIARWRSDKTPRDADSLAQLKELLHAPA